The genome window TAAAAGATTTTATAATCATGAATTCTTAATTGGGAAAGAAGCGTTATCGATTGTAAAAAATCGACTCGGTGTTGACTTACCGGAAGATGAGGCTGGATTTATTGCTTTGCATATCGTGAATGCAGAGCTTGATATGGGGCAAGTAAGCAAAGTATCGGAAATGGCAAAGGTTATCCAGAATATCCTTAATATTGTAAAGTATCACTTCAAAATTGATTTGGACGAGTATTCCCTTAATTATGAACGATTTATCACCCACTTGAAATTTTTCTTTCAACGAATGTTTAGTGGTGTTAAATTGGATGATGCTGGAACGTCTAGTTTTATTTTCATGCTGAAGGAAAAGTATACAGATGAGTATGCTTGTGCGCTGAAAATTAGAGAGTATATTAAGAAAGAATTTGGAAGAGAATTAGAAGAAGATGAGTTAATCTACCTGACGATTCATATAAAAAGAATAACCAGTGATTAGGATTGTTACTGATAATGCAGGCTATACCTAAATGAACCTCTACTGTTTATGAGGTTTCATTTAGGTATTTTTTATTCCTTTTAGACTACAACTACAACAAATATTTTTTAGCTTATAAAAATAATGGAGGGCAAACCAGATGAATTATCAAGATTTGGCTAAAGTAATTATCGATAAAGTTGGTGGTGAGGAAAATGTTAAAAGTTTAACTCACTGTGCTACACGGTTACGATTTAATTTAAAGGACGATCAGAAACCAGACGAAAAAACATTGAAAAGTACGCCAGGAATAATGGGAGTAGTTAATAAAGGTGGACAATACCAAGTCATTATTGGAAGTGATGTTGGAAATGTGTATAAAGAAATTATTACACAAACCAATATTGCTAATGATGAAGCGAAAAGCCAGGAAGAAGATAAGCGTTCTGTTTTTGCAAAGGTAATCGATACGATTACAGGAATCTTTACTCCGATTCTGCCAGCAATTACAGCGGCAGGGATGCTAAAAGCAGTGCTTTCTATATTAGTAGTGTTTAAAGTTTTAACAACAGAAAGCCAAAGTTATCAGATTATTAATTTCATGGCAGATGCAGCTTTCTACTTTTTACCTATCTTACTAGCTGTTTCATCTGCTCAAAAGTTCAAAGCCAATCCATTTTTGGCGATGATGGTAGGGGGAATCTTGCTGCATCCTAACTTTGTGGCAATGGTTAATATTGCGAAAGAAGGCGGAGAAGCCATTAAACTAATGGGACTTCCAATTTCAGCCGTTTCGTATTCTTCTTCTGTTATCCCGATTATTCTTTCCGTTTGGTTTATGTCTTATATTGAACCACTTGCAGATAAGGTTTCACCGAAAGCGATTAAGTTTTTTAGTAAACCAATGATTACTATTTTTATAGTGGGAACAGCAAGTTTAGTAGTATTAGGACCAATCGGTTATTTAATCAGTGATGCGATCTCAAACGGAATCACTGCATTAGAATCTGTAAGTCCATGGATCGTGCCATTATTGGTTGGTACATTTAGTCCATTACTTGTGGCAACTGGTACGCACTACGGTCTGGTGCCAATTGGAATTAACAATCGTATGACAACTGGTTATGATACCGTGATTTATCCAGGTATGCTTGCATCGAACGTGAGTCAAGGGGCTGCAGCTATTGGAGTTGGTGTTAAGTCAAAAGATAGTTCGATTAAACAATTAGCTTATTCTGCTGGTCTAACTGGTTTGTTTGGTATTACAGAACCAGCTTTATATGGAGTAAACTTACGCTTTAAGACACCTTTATATGCCGCTATGATTGGTGGAGCAGCAGGCGGGCTATTCATGGGTATTTGTAGAGTCCGTAACTTTTCTGGCGGTTCACCTGGTCTATTAACATTACCTAGTTATATTGGAGATAATACACTAAGTTTCTTCTATTATGCATGTATTGGCGCGGCTATTAGTATTGTTGTCACATTTATTGCGACATTAATCTTATACAAAGACCCTGTGGCAGAAGAAAAAGAGGAAGCTAATGAATCAACAACAAAGGAAACTCCTAATTTGAGTATCGGTGGTGCAACAATCATATCTCCGCTGCAAGGAAATTTACACAGCTTAAAACATGTAGATGATGGAATGTTTTCTGAGGAAATATTAGGACAAGGTGTAGCCATTGAGCCAGCCGAAGGGACTGTGCTTTCCCCTGTGAATGGGATAGTTAGTGCGACATTTGAATCAAAACACGCCATTGGTATTACTAGTGAAGACGGAGTGGAGCTATTGATTCATGTAGGGATTGATACCGTTCAATTGAATGGAGAAGGATATGAATATTTTGTTGAGAAAGGACAAGAAATTCAAATAGGAGACAAATTGATTCAATTTGATTTAGAGGGAATCAAAGCAAAAGGATATAAGGTAATTACACCTGTTGTTATTACAAATTCAGCAGAAGTAGGAGATATTCTAATTGCAAATGAAGGTCCTATTCACTTTGGTGAAGAAGTAATAAAAGTAATGAAATAGGAGGGATAAACAATGGGATTTAGAAAAGATTTTTTATGGGGCGGTGCGACCGCAGCGAATCAATGTGAAGGCGGATTTAATGAAGGTGGCAGAGGTCTAGCAAATGTGGACGTTATTCCAACTGGTCCTGATCGCAGAAGTATTATTACGGGTAAAAAGAAGATGTATTCTTTTGAGGAAGGTTATTTTTATCCTGCAAAAGAAGCAATTGATATGTATCATCGTTATAAAGAAGATATTGCTTTGTTCGGAGAAATGGGCTTTAAAACTTACCGATTATCGATTGCATGGAGCCGCATTTTTCCAAAAGGGGATGAGACGGAGCCAAATGAAGAGGGACTACAGTTTTATGAAGATCTGTTTAAAGAATGTCATAAATATGGAATCGAACCGTTAGTGACGATTACTCACTTTGATTGCCCGATGCATTTAATTGAGCAGTATGGCGGATGGCGAAATCGAAAGCTGATAGATTTTTATAAACGTTTATGTACCGTATTATTTACTCGTTATAAAGGGCTTGTTAAATACTGGCTTACTTTCAATGAAATTAATATGATCCTGCATGCTCCGTTTCTTGGCGCAGGCCTTTGCTTTGAAGAAGGAGAAAATGAGGAGCAAGTAAAATACCAAGCTGCCCATCATGAATTGGTTGCAAGTGCGGAAGCAACAAGAATCGCCCATGAAATTGATCCAGAGAATAAGATAGGATGCATGCTGGCAGCTGCAAGTTACTATCCTTATAGCTGCCGACCAGAAGATGTTTGGGAAGGAAAGCAAAAGGATAGAGGAAATTACTTTTTCATTGATGTTCAATCAAAAGGTGCCTACCCTGCTTATGCACTCAAAGAATTAGAGAGAAAAGGCATTGAGGTAGAAATGACCGCAGAAGATTTAGAAGTCTTGAAAAATCACACAGTTGATTTTATCTCTTTCTCTTATTATGCTTCTCGTGTGGCGGCAGCTGAAGACTCTGATGTGGAAAAAACGGCGGGCAATTTGTTCCCTACTGTTAAAAATCCATATCTTCAATCTAGTGAATGGGGATGGCAGATTGACCCATTAGGTTTACGTATCACGATGAATGATTTATATGATCGTTATCAAAAACCTTTATTCATCGTGGAAAATGGTCTGGGTGCAGTCGATACACCAGATGAATCTGGATATGTAGAAGACGATTATCGCATTGAGTATCTTGCTGCACATATTCAAGCGATGAAAGAAGCAGTCGACGAAGACGGTGTCGATCTGCTTGGCTACACAAGCTGGGGATGCATTGATTTGGTATCAGCAGGAACTGGCGAAATGAAAAAACGCTATGGTTTTATCTACGTAGACCGCGATAATGAAGGAAACGGCACTTTAAATAGAGCAAAGAAAAAATCGTTTCATTGGTATAAAAAAGTAATAGCTTCCAACGGGGAAGACTTAACTAACGAATAATAAAGATAGTTTACAATGCGTGCAAGAATTTCTTGTACGCATTCTTTTTTTAGAAGGGATGGGGAGTCGCAGGTAAAAGAGGTAGAAGCGCAAGTAAAAGATGGGGAGTCGCGCAAGTAAAAGTAAAAAGGCACAAACAAAAAAGCAAGCAGCACAAGTGAAATAGATGATTTTCCATTTAACATACTCAAATGTCGAGTAAACGGAGAAAAGAGACTTAAATAAGCAATCTAGCTATTACTTTATTTGAATATTTTAAAAATTAACACAATTGTATTTACAAACAATAAATAGAAGTTTATCATATCCCATATAAAGTTAAGAGAAAATGAGGAGAGACCCATTTAGAATATAAGCTTAGTGATAAGAGGTGAGTTCATTGGAACTAATACCCCCGAAAACCAATAGAAAGATAGAATTTCTGCCAATGGGAGAACAGATTTTAATCGTCCAGTTTGAGGAAATATTATCAATCGAACAGAATCAAATAGTGCAGCGTTTTGCTGAGGTGATCAAGTCTTTAAAAATTCGAGGTGTTAAAGATATTGTTAAAGGTATGTGCAATTTCTCGATTTTATATGATCCACTACTAATAAATTTTGAGCAATTAAAAGATAAGCTTATCCATATTGATTTTACAGAAGTTAGCGGGCGAGAGAAAGAATCACGGATGGTTCATATTCCAGTCGTTTTTGATGAACAGTATGGTCTTGATTTATCTGAGTTAGCAAAGAAATTGGGCTTTAGTGAAGAGGAAATCGTCGAAATAATAACTTCAAATGCTTATTATGTCTATATGATTGGATTTATTGCAGGCTTGCCATATATGGGGAATCTAGATGAACGAATTGCTGTTCCCAGAAAATCTAATCCAAGAGTTAAAGTCCCCAAAGGTGCGGTTGCTATCGCTAACCAAATGACTTCTATTTATACAGTCGAATCTCCAGGGGGATGGCATATAGTTGGATGGACACCAATGGATATTTTTGATGAAACAAAGAATCCTCCTAACTTTATCACGGCAGGAGATTATGTTAAATATGAGCCTATTTCAGCTAAAGTCGCCCATAAATGGAACAGCCAAGTACAAAAAGAGTGGGATCAATTATGGAATATATAAAGTGTTTAAAACCAGGCTTATTAACAACCATCCAAGATTTGGGGAGACCGTCTTATCAGTCATTTGGTGTTTCAGTCTCTGGTGCAATGGACCCTCTTTCCTTGAAGCTAGCTAATATTATCGTCGGCAATCCACCTGACTATGCTGCTTTAGAAATAACATTATTAGGACCAGAAATACTTTTCGAAGGAGAAGGGATTATTGCGATTACTGGGGCAGATTTATCACCAACATTAAATGGAAAAGCGATCCCTATGTGGAAAGCGATCCATATCGAGGGTGGAGCTGTTTTGAAGTTTGGAAAAGGGAAAAATGGCTGTCGCAGCTATCTTGCTATCCTTGGCGGGATTGATGTTCCAGAAGTAATGGGAAGTAAATCAACTTTTATTCGCGGAAGATATGGAGGGATGGAAGGAAGAGCCCTTCAAAGCAATGATTACATTCCAATAGGACCGTTTAATCCTAAGTGGATGAACCTAGTAAAAAATCGGAGAATCCCTGACTGTTATATTCCGAATTTTTCAAATGATGTGGTTAGATTTGTATGGGGACCGCATAATAGGGAATTTGAAGGAGAGTCAAAGGAGCTATTTGTAAAAAGGTTATATCAAGTGACCAGTCAATCAGATCGAATGGGATACCGTCTTGATGGAGATCCGCTAGTACATAAGAAGTCTGCAGATATACTTAGTGAATTTGCAGCACCAGGAACAATTCAAGTCCCTGCAAATGGTAAGCCCATTATCTTGATGGCAGATTGCCAAATGTCTGGTGGTTATACAAAAATCGGCATGGTCATAGGCACAGATATTCCCCTAGTAGCTCAGAAAAAGCCTGGTGATACAATTAAATTCCATCCTATATCGATATTACAAGCTCAAGAAGAATGGAAAAGGCAAATGAAATGGCTATCTATTTTAGCTGCAAATAATCTACGTTTAAACCGGAAAACAGCAATTTGAAAAATTGGGCAAGAAGATAATTTTTAGATATAAAATACACCATCCTTCATATGAATAAATGACAGTACTTTATTATAAAAAATACTTATTTTAAAAAAGTGAGCTTAATTAGTGAAATATTCCATGTTTCATAATACAATATTTAAGTATGCTTCCTTCTTTGAAAGAAGCATTTTTTTCAGGTCATTATTCAAATAAATAATAAATATTTCATATTGAAAGGCGATGAAAAGTTGAATTCATTAACCAAAACGAAACGATTACAAATTGCTTTTCTATTGGGATCTCTTTCCCTATTAGGTCCATTTACAATAGACACATATCTGCCGGCATTTCCAACTATTGTAGAGCAGTTTCATACGAATGCATCCTTAGTTCAAGTTAGTTTGACAACATGCTTGTTAGGGCTTGCTTTCGGGCAGTTAATTATTGGACCAATGAGTGATGTCCAAGGACGTCGCAAACCGTTGCTTACATTTCTTGGCTTATATTTACTATCTTCGTTAATATGTGCAATCGCACCAAATATTTATATGCTGATAGGTGCTCGCTTTATCCAAGGCTTTGCAGCAGCAGGAGGTCTTGTTATTTCAAGAGCAGTCGTTCGTGATCTTTACAGTGGAAGAGAGCTGACGAAGTTTTTCGCAACATTAATGTTAATCGGAAACCTCGGTCCAATTGTAGCACCAATTATAGGCGGAGCTATTCTTTCTTTCGCGAGTTGGAAAGTAGTTTTTCTTGTATTAACCTGTGTTGGAATTATTTTGACTTTAGTCGTTGCTTTTAAATTGGAAGAAACATTACCAGTGGAAAAACGTGTACCAAGCAATATTAAAAAAGTAGTCTCGAATTTCGGTTCTTTACTGAAAGACCGTGAATTTGCCGGCTATGCCTTTACACAAGGTTTCACAACGGCAGGAATCTTTGCCTATGTTTCTGGTATTTCTTTTGTCTACCAAAATATTTATGGCGTTTCCCCACAAGTATTTAGTTTATTGTTTGGAGTAAACGGGGTTGGCTTAATTATCGGAACGCAAATTGTTGGACGATTATCGAGATTTTCAGAGAAAACATTCTTGAAGAGTGGATTAGCTCTATCCATGTCCGCATCGATTTTATTAGTAATTGCTATTTTAGTGCATGCACCATTAGTGGCGGTAGCGATTCCTATTTTTCTTTTCGTTACCTCTATTAGTATTATTGGAACCTCGTCTTTTTCATTGGCAATGGAAACAAAAGGGCATATGGCGGGAAGTGCATCTGCATTACTAGGTTTATTACCGTTTTTACTCGGTTCTTTAACAGCACCACTAGTAGGCATCGGCGGAGAACATACCGCTGTGCCGATGGGAGTTATTATTTTCGCATCAAGCTTACTAGCATTTTTGTCTTACTATATATTGGTTCGTAAATCAGCGGTAAAGATGAATACACCTAAGCATATTACGCATAATTAATATGTTTTCATAAAAAAGGCACCTTCAAATAGAAGGTGCCTTTTTTATGAAGAAAACTAAAGCAAAGGAAAGAAATTTGAAAATATTTATAGGGTTAGCGGTTATCTATTTTTAAGAATTAAAAAATGTCAGAAAACGACTGTGTTTAAGTTAAAAAATGACGAGATTATTAGTATTAGGTTAGATTAAAATGAATAATGTAAGCGCTTATAAAATGGTATATTTTCTATTTTAAGGAGAGGTTTATGAATGCCAATTAAGCAGACAACGTGGAAAGAGAGAATTAGTTATGGCTTTAGTGATACTGCTTCAAATTTAGTGTATTCCATGATTACAACTTATTTAATGTTTTTTTATACTGATGTATTTGGTCTTAGTGTTGCTTCAGTAGGAACTTTATTTTTAGTGGCCAGGATACTTGATGCTATTGATGGACCAATTTTTGGCATTTTAATTGACAGAACAAGTACGAAATGGGGGAAGGTTAGACCCTATTTCCTTTGGTTTGCACTACCTTTTGGGATTTTGGCTATCTTGGCGTTTACGACCCCTAATTTTAGTGATTCTGGAAAATTGATTTATGCTTATATAACGTATATTCTATTAGGAATTTGCTATTCAGCTATCAATATCCCGATCACAGCTATCTTGCCAAGTCTAACAAGTGATCCAAAAGAAAGGAATATATTAGTCAGTACTCGAATGGTTTTAGCTACTGTAGGTTCGACGATAGTTAGTATTGGCACTTTACCTCTCGTTCAGGTATTTGGTAATGGAAATCAACAAAAAGGATTTATGTTAACGATGACATTATTTGCTGTTATCGGAATTATTCTTTTTCTCGTTACCTTTTTTAATGTAAGAGAAAAGGTGGGGAATACAGGAAGTGACCAAGTGGTACCATTTAAGTTAGCTTTAAAGACTTTGAAAGGAAACACTCCTTGGTTCATTTTATTCTTTGTTAGCTTCTTTACCTTTATCTCATCAATAATGAAATCATCTACAACTGTTTATTATTTAACCTATAACTTAAATAGACCTGATTTAATTGGAATTATATTAGCATTAGCTTCATTAAATATTATTGCATATTTTTTAATGCCTTTGGTTGCTAATAAAATGGGTAAAAGAAATGTGATGATATATGGTTTGATTTTAACAATTATTGGTCAGTTTATCCTTTATTTTGCGGCTAGTACTCTTTCGGTTTCAATATTGATAATTGGTACAATTATCGGTTCGATTGGTGGTGGTTTTGCTATGGGGGTTTCATTTGCTATGAATGCTGATACTGTTGATTATGGTGAATGGAAATCAGGTATCCGTGCACAAGGATTTTTGTCTGCAACCCCTGCTATTGGTGTTAAGGCTGGCATGGGAATTGGTGGAGCTCTTTCAGCATGGATTTTAACGGTTGGAAAATATGTTCCTAATCAAGAACAAATTCCCTCTGCTTTAAGAGCAATTGAAATTAATTTTATATGGGCACCGACTATTCTATCTTTTATTAGCATTCTATTGCTTTTATTCTACAAGTTAGATAAACAGGAAAAGCAAATGATTAGTGAATTAAATGAGAGAAGATCTAATTTAAGCATATAAATAATGTTTCGAAGGAAATGCTTAAAGTTGACTGGTGATTTTATACAATTAGAGGCAAATAGGCTAAATTCAAAAGGGATGGGAGAGGAAAATTTATGAAGTATACTGAAGCATTAGATGAACTAAAAAATAAACATGCGCAAGATGGATATTTTGTGAAATATGTACCTGGATTACAAGAGGAATCTGGATTTCTAGATCCTAATGCCAAAAAGGAAATTCAGATGTTCCAACAAGAGAATGAAAATATAAATCACCAACCAACTCTACAGGAAATCCGTGATTCTATGGGCTGGAGAGCAACAAAGGATATTGCTGTACTCCCATTAAAAATCGAAGAAAGGGTGACGGATAGCAATGTTAAAGTAAGGATTTACCAGAAAAAAGCATTAAAGGAAAAAGTGCCCGCGCTTATTTTTATTCATGGTGGAGGATTCTTTGGAGGATCCCTAAATAATGTTGAAAATCCATGTAGAGCTCTAGCAGATAAAGCAGATATTAAAGTCATCTCTGTGGATTATAGTTTGGCTCCAGAAAAACCATATCCCAACGGACTTTTAGATTGTTATCATGCTGTCAAGTGGGTTTACGAAAATGCTGCTGAATTAAGCATTGATCCTAGGAAAATAGCTATTGCAGGTGATTCAGCAGGAGGGAATTTAAGTTTTACAACATCATTATTAGATCGAGCGCTTGGAACAAATTTTATAAAAGCGGAAGTTCTTATTTATCCGGCAACTGTTTTAAGAAGTGATATAAATGGAGAATTATGGGATTTAAAAAAGTGGGGAATGAAGGCTGATAAAGCACTTATTAGTGAATATATTATGAATTTCGCCTCTTCGTGTGACAACGTTGATAAGATGTATGCACCATATATTCAGCCAGATATTCCTTTTATTGCACCGTTATTCGCAAGTCAATTAGCTGATATGCCTAGCACATTATTCCTAATTGGCGAATTCGACCCGCTAAGAATACAAGGGGAGAAATTATTTAATCTTATGAAAGAGGAAGGGGCATCAGTAGAATATATTCGGTACAATGGTATGATACACGCTTTTATGGATAAGATTGGAGATTTTCCACAAGCGGAAGATCTCATAAATGAAACAGTCCAATTTATTATGAATACATTTACAACAGTTTAAGATAAGTTTAATTTTTGAAAAAATAGTAATGAGATAGCTACTCTGTTTCATTGAAGATAATATATTGAAAAAAGAGAAGAGAGTTTTTTTAATATTTATTATAATGTAAAGGAGAGTGTGTTTTTTCTCTTTTTTGATAATTCTTTCGGGGTGTTAAGATGGAGTATAAATATGAATTTATCAAAACCGATGATAATTTACCAATCAAAATAATTTATCATAAGTCAAATGAGCCTAGTTTTGTCCCAAGTCATTGGCATGATAGTATAGAATTGTCGTATGTTCTCTCAGGAAAGATTGAACAAATTTATATTGATGGTTCTGTTTATTGTTCAAAACAAGGAGATATTGTTTTAATAAATTCGAATTCCATTCATGCTTTTTCCCTCGATCGAGGAGAAAATAGGAGAGCTCTTTCCTTATTCATTCCATATGAATTTATAAAAGCTATCTATAACAATATAGATCAAGTTTCTTTTGATTGTATATCAATTAATGAAACTAGTGAACAAAAATCATTATATTTTAATGAATTGCGTGAAAATTTAGATGCGATATTAAAAGCTTACTTAAATATAAAGCATAATCCCTTAGAGACTATTAAAATAACGGGCTTAATCTATGATTTAGTTTATGTATTATTAAAGAATTTTTCATCTAATAAGAAAATTAGGGGAGAAATAAAAACAAATAAATATCTTGATAGACTAATGAAAATTACAAATTACATTAAGAATAATTATAATCATAATCTACCTATAGGTTTAATTGCGGAAAAATTTGATTTGTCAGCTGAATATTTATCCCGTTTCTTTATAAAGCATATGGGGATGACAGTGCATCATTATATTAATGCAATTCGACTAGAAAAAGCGTATCGTGACTTAATGAATTCAGATCACACTATTTTACAAATAGCATTAGAGCATGGTTTTCCCAATGAAAAATCTTTTAATAGGGTATTTAAGGCTATTTATAATAAAAGTCCATATCAATATCGTAAAGAAATAAAAGGGAAGAAGTAGCTTCTTTTGATTAAGTGATATTTAGTATTTTGGATGAAATAATTATTAAAGTGTGGAACTAAAATAGTTCATAAAACTAGTAAGCTATTTGAAAAGTTTTTCGGTATCCTTTATAAATGGAATAATAACAGGGCAAGAAGTTGATAGAAAGAAAACTCACCAATTATGGCGAGTTTTCTTTCCCAGTTATAAATTTAATATAAGAACCAGTTGTCACTTAACATGATTCTAGTAAATTTCATTATAAACAACTGATATTTAAAATTCGAATAAAAAAAGTTCCTAAAATAGGAACTAGGATTGTAGAAAAAATACTATTTTCTCTACAATCTAAGAGTAGGCTAAGGCACTACTCTTTTACTTTTTCTTTACTCAATCATCTTCTTCATCGCCTCATACATATTCTCCACATGCTTATCCACTTCATCACGAGACATCCGCAAACGATCTACGGAGCTGCCATAGCCAATTTCTAGCTTTCCTTCTTTTAACCCTTGGAATATTCCATCGGCAAACTCGTTTAATGGCTCTCCTGCTGTATGTAACCCGGCACCGCCTAAATCTGTATTTACAGCTGGAGGGGCAACTTCAATTACTTCTATAGAAGTGTCGGAAAGCTGATGTCTTAAGCTGACAGTGAAAGAATGCATGGCTGCTTTGGTTGCTGAATAAATGGGTGCAATAACCATCGGCGTAAAGGCTAAACCTGATGTTACATTAATAATGGCTGCATCTTCTTTTTCTGAAAAATAAGGTGTAAATAGCATAGACATTTGAATAGCAGCTTCCATATTAATCGTAATTTCTTTGCTGAAATAGCTCCAATCATTCTTCGCGTCCGCTTTTAACACATTAAAACGTTGTTGAATGCCTGCATTGTTTACTAATACGTTCACTTCTGGATAGTGCGCTGTTACCCACTCAAATAATTTAACACGTTCAGCTTCTACAGAGAGATCGCTCACATATGTAATCAAGCTAGGATATTTTTCTTTTGCCTGTTGAAGTGCTTCTTCCCTGCGGCCACATACAATCACCGTATTTCCAGCGTTCATAAATCGTTCAGCAAAAGCTAAGCCAATCCCGGCATTTCCACCTGTAATAAGAATGGTATTATTAGAGAGTTTCATTGGGATTCCTCTTTTCGACTAATCATATTTTTTCCTTACTTTATCTATTATATCTTGTAATTTGCATATTTATTATTACCATAAGACTCCATTAATAGTGAATTATAGTTAGTTTAAAAAGTGGAAAAGAACAATTATTATGCGTATAGTCGTAATTTGTAGAATTTTCGTTTTATTTAATTGGAAAGTATTGACAACGAAAAAAATATTACCATAAAATTGGAAATGGATTAAACTTTCTATTTTTATAGATGTTTAATTTAAAAGGTTGCACAAGGGGAAATTTAGGGGGGGGTTTTAGATGATTACACAAGAAAAAATATCAAATAAAGTTCTTTTGGTAGTTAGTTTTAGTAGTTTATTAGTTATATCAATTGTTCTTATTAATTTAGCTCAAGGTTCTTTTCATTTTAACTTAAGTTATTTAGTTCCTGGTTTATCTGCAGCAGCAGCATTAAATGGATTGAAAATTGCTAGTAAAGCATACAAAAAAACAAAGAATTTACGTACTGCCTTAAAATTTGTTGGATCTTGGAGTGTAGTTAGTTTTGTTATTGCTTATGGTGGAGATTGGTTAATCAGTATGCTTTTAGATGGTAACTTAAAAACACTAGCAAACTGGTAATACTAATTTTATAACTTATTACCCCCTGTGCAACTCTATTTAATAGGAGATATTATGGTGAAAAAATTTTTTTATCTATACTTATATTCGAATAAATATTACATGAATCTTATAATAAGAGTATTGGAAAATAAGAATTTCAATTTTTTTAAGAAACATATTATTTATCTAGCTTTTATTTTATATGCTATCTTTTTCCTTTTTACTGTCTGTGTTCAAATTTTAGCCCATAACATGGGGAACACTACTATAGTTTTAC of Niallia circulans contains these proteins:
- a CDS encoding MFS transporter, translated to MPIKQTTWKERISYGFSDTASNLVYSMITTYLMFFYTDVFGLSVASVGTLFLVARILDAIDGPIFGILIDRTSTKWGKVRPYFLWFALPFGILAILAFTTPNFSDSGKLIYAYITYILLGICYSAINIPITAILPSLTSDPKERNILVSTRMVLATVGSTIVSIGTLPLVQVFGNGNQQKGFMLTMTLFAVIGIILFLVTFFNVREKVGNTGSDQVVPFKLALKTLKGNTPWFILFFVSFFTFISSIMKSSTTVYYLTYNLNRPDLIGIILALASLNIIAYFLMPLVANKMGKRNVMIYGLILTIIGQFILYFAASTLSVSILIIGTIIGSIGGGFAMGVSFAMNADTVDYGEWKSGIRAQGFLSATPAIGVKAGMGIGGALSAWILTVGKYVPNQEQIPSALRAIEINFIWAPTILSFISILLLLFYKLDKQEKQMISELNERRSNLSI
- a CDS encoding alpha/beta hydrolase produces the protein MKYTEALDELKNKHAQDGYFVKYVPGLQEESGFLDPNAKKEIQMFQQENENINHQPTLQEIRDSMGWRATKDIAVLPLKIEERVTDSNVKVRIYQKKALKEKVPALIFIHGGGFFGGSLNNVENPCRALADKADIKVISVDYSLAPEKPYPNGLLDCYHAVKWVYENAAELSIDPRKIAIAGDSAGGNLSFTTSLLDRALGTNFIKAEVLIYPATVLRSDINGELWDLKKWGMKADKALISEYIMNFASSCDNVDKMYAPYIQPDIPFIAPLFASQLADMPSTLFLIGEFDPLRIQGEKLFNLMKEEGASVEYIRYNGMIHAFMDKIGDFPQAEDLINETVQFIMNTFTTV
- a CDS encoding AraC family transcriptional regulator, whose product is MEYKYEFIKTDDNLPIKIIYHKSNEPSFVPSHWHDSIELSYVLSGKIEQIYIDGSVYCSKQGDIVLINSNSIHAFSLDRGENRRALSLFIPYEFIKAIYNNIDQVSFDCISINETSEQKSLYFNELRENLDAILKAYLNIKHNPLETIKITGLIYDLVYVLLKNFSSNKKIRGEIKTNKYLDRLMKITNYIKNNYNHNLPIGLIAEKFDLSAEYLSRFFIKHMGMTVHHYINAIRLEKAYRDLMNSDHTILQIALEHGFPNEKSFNRVFKAIYNKSPYQYRKEIKGKK
- a CDS encoding SDR family oxidoreductase, translating into MKLSNNTILITGGNAGIGLAFAERFMNAGNTVIVCGRREEALQQAKEKYPSLITYVSDLSVEAERVKLFEWVTAHYPEVNVLVNNAGIQQRFNVLKADAKNDWSYFSKEITINMEAAIQMSMLFTPYFSEKEDAAIINVTSGLAFTPMVIAPIYSATKAAMHSFTVSLRHQLSDTSIEVIEVAPPAVNTDLGGAGLHTAGEPLNEFADGIFQGLKEGKLEIGYGSSVDRLRMSRDEVDKHVENMYEAMKKMIE